One genomic segment of Erysipelotrichaceae bacterium 66202529 includes these proteins:
- a CDS encoding EAL domain-containing protein: MDMITKKEPHMKQESGHIDALTNFFGYAYGSKKIDEVLQRGGGHDTALLFQVDNWEGFCELAGDKAADFSLAKLSFLLTKLFHKTDIFVRIAPAAFFVYSYGYMESADIQRRLQLLYTHMKTTASLARCLKECRLHVGVSHVQKECSFQELLTLTQYALAQAVEQDLLFVADCQVKDAQKPLSYAYPQEIPVHAWDYQDIDVRFIIDMTNFLFGCNDLHFGLEMVLSCMCEYFDTQQIYVMERDSSDEGYAITHEWLCHDQQVENANFRRLPLTVGDRHQKLFDEHHLLVCSQLSDMFKYDVMTALRERVRGAQALLQCALYDNGRYIGYLSMLDCQSERVWTSTETATFSTLVKIIGTAIMQLRSQRISEQIVRHDMLTGAWNLKTFTQTVEQYLQEHPSACTAVITLDIKNFKFINAEYGYPYGNAILISISQILKLYLDAQEYYARGDGDNFVVMLQYQDMEQLKLRITSLIQKIERCGVHSNPPVTVVCMMGIYISRHSGRSVSEMLDCANMARKSVKNSHKSACAFFNKEIEAQHMREHSLTRIMKQALQDAEFIVYYQPKVNIRTQKCVGLEALVRWKRADGELIQPNDFIPLFEKNKFIGELDMYVLEMVCHQLQEWQERNAVSFPIAVNLSRIHLEEDADIVYHIVNICNRYHIQRQLIELEITETAFLENETVVIQRAKELKQAGFLLSMDDFGTGFSSLNLLSELPVDSLKLDRTFFLKESNQREKIILSNIVHMAEELNMHVISEGIETAQQVDFLKEIGCDIAQGYYYSRPCPMEQLQKRLWTVFEGGDSHVT, translated from the coding sequence ATGGATATGATAACGAAAAAGGAGCCACATATGAAACAGGAAAGCGGACATATTGATGCACTTACGAATTTTTTCGGATATGCATACGGCAGTAAAAAAATCGATGAGGTGCTGCAGCGCGGGGGCGGCCATGATACGGCCCTGCTGTTTCAGGTGGATAATTGGGAAGGCTTTTGTGAGCTTGCAGGGGATAAGGCGGCAGATTTTTCGCTGGCCAAGCTCTCCTTTTTACTAACGAAACTATTTCATAAAACGGATATCTTCGTCAGAATCGCTCCTGCTGCTTTTTTTGTATACAGCTATGGCTACATGGAATCTGCGGATATTCAAAGAAGATTGCAGCTGCTGTATACGCATATGAAAACAACAGCTTCTCTGGCACGCTGTTTGAAGGAATGCCGGCTGCATGTCGGTGTCAGTCATGTACAGAAGGAATGCAGCTTTCAGGAGCTTTTAACGTTAACGCAATACGCCCTTGCACAGGCTGTTGAACAGGATTTGCTGTTTGTCGCTGACTGCCAAGTAAAGGATGCACAGAAGCCGCTTTCTTACGCCTATCCGCAGGAAATACCGGTGCATGCTTGGGATTATCAGGATATAGATGTTCGCTTTATCATAGATATGACGAATTTTCTGTTTGGCTGCAACGATCTGCATTTCGGCCTGGAAATGGTGTTATCCTGCATGTGTGAATACTTTGATACCCAGCAGATTTATGTGATGGAGCGTGACAGCAGCGATGAGGGCTATGCCATCACACACGAATGGCTGTGTCACGATCAGCAGGTGGAAAATGCCAATTTCAGAAGGCTGCCGCTTACCGTAGGTGACCGCCATCAGAAGCTGTTCGATGAGCATCATCTTTTGGTATGCTCACAGCTGTCGGATATGTTTAAATACGATGTTATGACAGCGTTGCGGGAACGTGTCCGCGGAGCACAGGCCCTGCTGCAATGTGCCCTTTATGATAATGGCCGCTATATCGGATATCTCAGTATGCTGGATTGTCAAAGTGAGAGGGTATGGACTTCCACAGAAACGGCGACGTTTTCCACCCTGGTGAAAATCATTGGAACTGCCATTATGCAGCTTCGTTCCCAGCGAATCAGTGAACAGATCGTCCGTCACGATATGCTGACCGGCGCATGGAATCTGAAGACCTTTACACAAACGGTGGAGCAGTATCTGCAGGAGCATCCATCAGCATGTACGGCTGTCATCACACTGGATATCAAAAATTTTAAATTCATCAACGCCGAATACGGGTATCCGTATGGGAATGCAATTCTCATCTCCATCTCTCAGATATTGAAGCTATATCTGGATGCACAGGAATATTATGCGCGTGGGGACGGTGATAATTTTGTCGTCATGCTGCAATATCAGGATATGGAGCAGTTAAAGCTGCGCATCACATCGCTGATTCAGAAAATAGAACGCTGTGGCGTACATAGTAATCCGCCGGTTACCGTTGTCTGCATGATGGGAATCTATATAAGCAGACATTCAGGAAGAAGCGTATCTGAAATGCTGGACTGTGCCAATATGGCAAGAAAATCCGTAAAGAATTCTCACAAGAGCGCCTGTGCATTCTTCAATAAGGAGATAGAAGCTCAGCATATGCGCGAGCATTCCCTTACACGCATCATGAAGCAGGCCCTGCAGGATGCGGAATTTATCGTCTATTATCAGCCAAAGGTGAATATCAGGACACAGAAATGCGTTGGTCTTGAGGCATTAGTACGCTGGAAGCGCGCAGACGGTGAGCTGATTCAGCCCAATGATTTTATTCCCTTGTTTGAAAAAAATAAATTTATCGGGGAGCTGGACATGTATGTGCTGGAAATGGTATGCCATCAGCTGCAGGAATGGCAGGAACGCAATGCCGTATCATTCCCGATTGCAGTTAATCTATCACGAATCCATCTTGAGGAGGATGCGGATATCGTTTACCATATCGTAAATATATGCAACCGGTATCATATTCAGCGTCAGCTCATAGAGCTGGAAATTACAGAAACGGCATTTCTGGAAAATGAAACAGTTGTCATACAACGGGCCAAGGAATTAAAGCAGGCAGGCTTTCTTCTGTCCATGGATGATTTTGGTACCGGCTTTTCCTCTCTCAATCTGCTCAGTGAGCTTCCGGTGGACAGTCTCAAGCTGGATCGTACATTCTTTTTAAAGGAAAGCAATCAGCGGGAGAAAATAATTTTAAGCAATATCGTACACATGGCAGAGGAGCTGAATATGCATGTCATATCCGAGGGTATTGAAACTGCGCAGCAGGTGGATTTCTTAAAGGAAATCGGCTGTGATATAGCACAGGGGTATTATTATTCACGACCGTGTCCGATGGAGCAGCTGCAAAAACGGCTGTGGACAGTCTTTGAAGGGGGCGATTCGCATGTCACATGA
- a CDS encoding protein-glutamate O-methyltransferase CheR: METGSCTICSWMVLREVMAMIRLKDDEFIQLCDFMKTKYGINLSKKRILIEYRLMNTLNNEHISSYSQYLRLLKKDTGGKLEEELVNRLTTNYTFFMREPSHFQFIEEHILPEADMHAPYHIWIAGCSSGQECYTLIMRLEDQRKRGVKLPEITITATDISTKALQEAQQGEYPVEALDVLPRHWKHAYCQVHEERKTFTIRPFVKKQVKFVHHNLMEPYHRNYFQLILCRNVLIYFDEVSRLRIYENFASSLKNRGYLILGHAEMITQGYPSYEYLKSSVYRLKERQPYG, translated from the coding sequence ATGGAGACAGGGAGCTGTACCATCTGCAGCTGGATGGTCTTGAGGGAGGTGATGGCTATGATCAGGCTGAAGGATGATGAATTTATACAGCTCTGTGATTTTATGAAAACCAAATACGGAATCAATCTGTCAAAAAAGCGTATTTTGATAGAATACCGCCTGATGAATACATTGAACAACGAGCATATTTCCAGCTATTCCCAGTATTTGCGGCTATTGAAAAAGGATACTGGCGGGAAGCTGGAGGAGGAGCTCGTCAACCGGCTGACAACGAATTATACCTTCTTTATGCGGGAGCCGTCGCATTTTCAATTCATTGAAGAACACATCCTGCCAGAAGCTGATATGCATGCACCCTATCATATCTGGATTGCGGGCTGCTCCAGTGGACAGGAATGCTATACGCTTATCATGCGTCTGGAGGATCAAAGAAAACGGGGTGTAAAGCTTCCTGAAATTACCATAACAGCGACGGATATCAGCACAAAAGCATTGCAGGAGGCACAGCAGGGGGAATATCCTGTTGAGGCACTGGATGTACTGCCCAGACACTGGAAGCACGCATACTGTCAGGTGCATGAGGAACGTAAAACCTTTACGATCCGTCCGTTTGTGAAAAAGCAGGTGAAATTTGTCCATCACAATCTTATGGAGCCCTATCATCGCAACTACTTTCAGTTGATTTTATGCAGAAATGTACTAATTTATTTTGATGAGGTATCCCGCTTACGGATATATGAGAATTTCGCATCCAGTCTGAAGAACAGAGGCTATCTGATTCTGGGACATGCGGAAATGATTACGCAGGGATATCCGTCGTATGAATATCTGAAATCCTCTGTTTACCGTTTAAAGGAAAGACAGCCGTATGGATAA
- a CDS encoding response regulator, producing MRKKIMIVDDAMFMRKLIEKMLRGNGYEDIVQAANAEECLALYRQVQPDIILLDITMPQKNGLEVLDELLNENADAYVIMCSALGQEELIADALRKGARDFIVKPFTEAQLLQVLTALGDQ from the coding sequence ATGAGAAAAAAAATCATGATTGTGGATGATGCCATGTTTATGCGCAAGCTTATAGAAAAAATGTTGCGAGGTAATGGATATGAGGACATCGTACAGGCTGCGAATGCGGAGGAATGTCTGGCTTTGTACAGACAAGTTCAACCGGATATCATTTTGCTGGATATCACGATGCCACAGAAAAACGGACTGGAGGTACTGGACGAGCTGCTGAATGAAAATGCCGATGCATATGTCATCATGTGCTCTGCACTTGGTCAGGAGGAGCTGATTGCGGACGCCTTGCGTAAGGGAGCGAGGGATTTCATCGTTAAGCCGTTTACAGAAGCACAGCTTCTTCAGGTTCTTACGGCACTGGGGGATCAATGA
- a CDS encoding chemotaxis protein CheD codes for MKEVVARPGELVIAQQDGIITSYALGSSLGICLYDKEKRVGGYVNSILPENPGAQQNAKYVGDAVMMLYHAMQRYAVHDHQLYAKIIGGAKLFLLPDEDRSKEVGRANIQAAYAALTRLHIPIEGEDVGDMYGRTLHFHIETGIVYIETGNRYVYHI; via the coding sequence ATGAAGGAGGTCGTGGCACGGCCAGGAGAGCTTGTTATTGCACAGCAGGATGGAATCATCACATCGTATGCGCTCGGCTCCAGTCTGGGCATCTGCCTCTATGATAAAGAAAAAAGGGTTGGAGGCTATGTCAACAGCATTCTTCCGGAAAATCCCGGAGCACAGCAAAATGCAAAATATGTCGGCGATGCGGTTATGATGCTGTATCATGCCATGCAGCGCTATGCCGTTCATGACCACCAGCTGTATGCCAAAATCATCGGAGGGGCAAAGCTGTTTCTACTGCCGGATGAGGATCGCAGCAAAGAGGTTGGCAGAGCGAATATCCAGGCGGCCTATGCGGCCCTGACAAGGCTGCATATCCCGATTGAGGGAGAGGATGTCGGAGATATGTACGGCAGAACACTGCATTTTCATATAGAAACCGGAATTGTCTATATCGAAACAGGAAACAGATATGTGTATCATATCTGA
- a CDS encoding HAMP domain-containing protein — MKAFKNMKVTRKLLLSFLTVILLYVISISATLVGVHSITGSFNEFYNNSYQIVKESMNFRLNQYIVARNVLQIISDRDLAVSAETLSETEASMEVVDDSMKNLERLYKDKEMLSELKTRYEKLVTPREKVLNLLKTEKFDEAMKIYEKEYNPQAMETRTFLRQMETTTKEEADAYYQASEESSDTMLLVLIALAGITVLFSSAIWYLISKSITRPIQELKRSAEELAAGNLHTEISYTAENELGSLAESMRMTIQALREYMSEIEKSMMLIGKGKLNYQTEVEFKGDFIALKRSLDHISVMLSESMMKISNSAEQVSGGAQQISNGAQMLSQGASEQTGSIEELAANINEISETVKRNADDTVTASDLADAVEQEIMDNSTQMEAVTMAIAQIRQTSKDITGIVKEIEDIAFQTNLLSLNAAVEAARAGDAGRGFSVVAEEIRKLATKTTDASKITAQLIQKSTKSVEEGSALIDASEQSLKHIVDGARDVASKIEQISQSNIQQANFIIQIRQSIEQISDIVQGNSATSEESAAASEELAAQAQILRELVSRFELLERDGKVL; from the coding sequence ATGAAAGCATTTAAAAATATGAAGGTTACCAGAAAGCTGCTGCTCAGCTTTCTAACTGTAATTCTTCTGTATGTCATCAGCATATCCGCTACGCTAGTCGGCGTACACAGCATTACCGGCAGCTTTAACGAATTTTATAACAATTCTTATCAGATCGTGAAGGAATCCATGAATTTTCGATTGAACCAGTACATCGTTGCCCGCAATGTATTACAGATCATATCGGATCGTGATCTTGCAGTTTCAGCGGAAACACTCAGTGAAACCGAGGCCAGTATGGAGGTTGTCGATGATTCCATGAAAAATCTGGAGCGTCTATATAAGGATAAGGAGATGCTGAGTGAGCTGAAAACACGCTATGAAAAGCTGGTTACACCGAGAGAAAAGGTTTTAAATCTTCTGAAAACAGAGAAGTTTGATGAAGCGATGAAAATCTATGAAAAGGAATATAATCCCCAGGCGATGGAAACAAGGACGTTTTTGCGTCAGATGGAAACGACGACGAAGGAGGAAGCGGATGCATATTATCAGGCGAGTGAGGAAAGCTCGGATACCATGCTGCTTGTTCTTATCGCGCTTGCAGGTATCACGGTTCTGTTTTCCAGCGCTATCTGGTATCTGATTTCAAAAAGCATCACGCGTCCGATTCAGGAGCTGAAGCGTTCCGCTGAAGAGCTTGCGGCTGGAAATCTGCATACGGAAATAAGCTATACGGCAGAAAATGAATTGGGCTCACTTGCGGAAAGCATGCGGATGACTATTCAGGCGCTGCGTGAGTATATGTCGGAAATAGAAAAGAGTATGATGCTGATTGGAAAGGGAAAACTGAACTATCAGACAGAGGTGGAATTCAAAGGGGATTTTATAGCACTGAAGCGTTCTCTGGATCATATTTCCGTTATGCTGAGTGAGTCTATGATGAAAATCAGCAACAGTGCGGAACAGGTATCCGGCGGGGCTCAGCAGATATCCAACGGTGCGCAGATGCTGTCTCAGGGAGCCAGTGAACAGACGGGCTCTATTGAAGAGCTGGCGGCAAATATCAATGAGATTTCGGAAACGGTGAAGCGCAATGCGGATGATACCGTGACAGCCAGTGATCTGGCAGATGCCGTGGAACAGGAAATCATGGATAACAGTACACAGATGGAAGCAGTCACGATGGCGATTGCCCAGATTCGTCAGACCTCTAAGGATATCACCGGTATTGTTAAGGAAATCGAGGATATCGCATTTCAGACAAATCTGCTTTCTTTAAATGCAGCGGTGGAGGCTGCACGGGCAGGGGATGCCGGGCGCGGTTTCTCGGTGGTTGCCGAAGAAATCCGTAAGCTTGCGACGAAAACAACCGATGCCAGTAAAATAACAGCCCAGCTGATTCAGAAATCAACAAAATCAGTTGAAGAGGGAAGCGCTCTTATCGATGCCAGTGAGCAGTCCTTAAAGCACATCGTTGACGGAGCGCGGGATGTTGCTTCTAAAATCGAACAGATTTCGCAATCCAATATACAGCAGGCAAATTTCATTATCCAGATTCGTCAGAGCATTGAACAGATTTCTGATATCGTACAGGGAAATTCTGCGACCTCGGAGGAAAGTGCGGCCGCAAGTGAGGAGCTCGCAGCGCAGGCACAGATTTTGCGGGAGCTGGTATCCCGATTTGAATTGCTGGAAAGAGACGGGAAGGTGCTATGA
- a CDS encoding response regulator, protein MKKKVLIVDDAAFMRMKIKRVLEPLDCELLEASNGQEGCMQFTSQPVDLVILDISMPVMNGLEALKEMMRINNEVPVVMCSAIGQESQIVKAVQCGAREFIIKPFADEQLRKVVKNILHL, encoded by the coding sequence ATGAAAAAGAAGGTATTGATCGTTGACGATGCGGCCTTTATGCGTATGAAAATAAAACGGGTGCTGGAGCCGCTGGATTGTGAGCTTCTGGAGGCCTCCAACGGACAGGAGGGCTGTATGCAATTCACTTCACAGCCGGTGGATCTGGTCATTCTGGATATATCCATGCCAGTTATGAACGGATTGGAGGCTTTAAAGGAAATGATGCGGATCAACAATGAGGTACCGGTTGTTATGTGCTCCGCTATCGGACAGGAATCGCAAATCGTTAAGGCGGTACAGTGCGGTGCCAGAGAGTTTATAATCAAGCCGTTTGCCGATGAGCAGCTTCGTAAGGTAGTTAAGAACATACTGCATCTTTAG
- a CDS encoding chemotaxis protein CheC yields the protein MLRKYSDLNEMAKDALRELGNIGTGNAATALSAMTNQEIDLEIPVIRIVPYQDAPGLLGGAEIVETGILLEVSHGLKGIFMFLLNEDFTARMLQKLLGCEIVDVRRPDEMSKSAICETGNIMCCSYINALSQMLDMQIHVSVPSVCCDMAGALLSVPMIRFANLGDELMFIENRFCFDDASFVCHVLFLPELDSLKNMLDTLGLSYE from the coding sequence ATGCTGCGTAAATATTCGGATTTGAATGAAATGGCAAAGGATGCGTTGCGGGAGCTTGGGAATATCGGAACCGGAAATGCTGCCACAGCGTTATCTGCGATGACCAATCAGGAGATTGATTTGGAAATTCCGGTTATCAGAATCGTTCCGTATCAGGATGCTCCCGGCTTGCTGGGCGGTGCGGAAATCGTGGAGACCGGAATCCTTCTGGAGGTCAGTCACGGTTTAAAGGGCATTTTCATGTTTTTGCTGAATGAGGATTTTACAGCCCGCATGCTGCAAAAATTGCTCGGCTGTGAGATTGTGGATGTCAGAAGGCCGGATGAAATGAGCAAATCCGCAATCTGTGAAACAGGAAACATCATGTGCTGCTCCTATATCAATGCATTATCCCAGATGCTGGATATGCAAATCCATGTATCTGTACCCTCGGTTTGCTGTGATATGGCAGGCGCGTTACTCAGTGTTCCGATGATTCGTTTTGCCAATCTGGGCGATGAGCTGATGTTCATCGAAAACCGGTTCTGCTTTGATGATGCGTCCTTTGTATGCCATGTCCTGTTTTTGCCGGAGCTGGATTCCTTGAAGAACATGCTGGATACATTGGGACTGTCCTATGAATGA
- a CDS encoding chemotaxis protein CheD (catalyzes the conversion of glutamine residues to glutamate on methyl-accepting chemotaxis receptors), whose translation MNEVITIGIADAAIARQPCILVTYALGSCVGVCLYEKKRRIGGMVHILLPSRAAAVNQDNAFKFADSGVKKLLDGMLCRGAERQSIIAKIAGGAEMFQQETLNSQIGKRNVAAVKAVLRELRIPLAAEHTGSNFGRTIWLSCQDGSLKVRTVNNGIQVI comes from the coding sequence ATGAATGAGGTTATCACGATAGGTATTGCGGATGCTGCCATCGCAAGGCAGCCCTGTATTCTCGTCACCTATGCACTGGGCTCCTGTGTGGGCGTGTGCCTGTATGAGAAAAAGCGCAGGATCGGCGGTATGGTGCATATTCTGCTGCCCAGCAGAGCGGCGGCAGTCAATCAGGACAATGCCTTTAAATTTGCGGACAGCGGTGTGAAAAAGCTGTTGGACGGTATGCTTTGCAGGGGAGCGGAGCGTCAGAGCATCATTGCGAAAATTGCAGGGGGAGCAGAAATGTTTCAGCAGGAAACGTTGAACAGTCAGATTGGAAAGCGCAATGTCGCAGCCGTAAAAGCGGTATTGCGGGAGCTGCGGATACCGCTTGCTGCGGAGCATACCGGAAGCAACTTCGGACGCACGATCTGGCTGTCGTGTCAGGATGGAAGTCTGAAAGTCAGGACAGTAAACAATGGAATACAAGTTATATAG
- a CDS encoding diguanylate cyclase, protein MDTIPRLLIIDDSAYICHMIEQIFSSENIELRKANDGAHALQAVTAFAPDLILLDVVLPDTEGYELYHKIKEIDKNNASIIFLTSRDQDADVVKGFSLGACDYIKKPFHNEILKSRIQVHLQEKRMKDDLRRMNEEMADSMRKLNTLAYRDPLTGLYNRRYIEEQLKPRFLREPYDIVLSMCDVDNFKQINDVYGHEIGDMVLIGIANIMESSSSRMTAIRWGGEEFLLVLFQTGCEEGYQLNERIRKDIENFPFYSKQKAFHCTISIGLQRYDPQLSFVQNVEHADAALYKGKRSGKNCCLWYDGIQGR, encoded by the coding sequence ATGGATACGATACCTAGACTGCTGATTATTGATGACAGTGCCTATATCTGCCATATGATCGAACAAATCTTCAGCAGTGAGAATATAGAGCTGCGTAAGGCGAATGACGGAGCACATGCACTGCAGGCGGTCACAGCCTTTGCACCGGATCTGATTTTACTGGATGTGGTACTGCCGGATACCGAGGGCTATGAGCTTTATCATAAAATCAAGGAAATTGATAAAAACAATGCCTCTATAATTTTTCTGACCTCCAGAGATCAGGATGCCGATGTGGTCAAGGGCTTTTCCCTTGGGGCCTGCGATTATATCAAAAAGCCCTTTCACAATGAAATTTTAAAATCACGTATACAGGTGCATTTACAGGAAAAGCGGATGAAGGATGATTTGCGGCGGATGAATGAGGAAATGGCAGACAGTATGCGGAAGCTGAATACCCTGGCCTATCGCGATCCGCTAACGGGGCTGTATAACCGCCGGTATATCGAGGAACAGCTGAAGCCAAGGTTTCTAAGAGAGCCTTACGATATCGTTTTGTCCATGTGTGATGTGGATAATTTTAAACAGATCAATGATGTATACGGACATGAGATTGGCGATATGGTACTGATTGGAATCGCTAATATCATGGAGAGCTCTTCCTCCCGAATGACGGCAATCCGCTGGGGCGGGGAGGAATTTCTGCTTGTCCTTTTTCAGACCGGCTGTGAGGAGGGCTATCAGCTGAATGAACGCATTCGCAAAGATATAGAAAATTTCCCGTTTTATTCCAAGCAGAAAGCATTTCACTGCACGATTTCCATAGGTTTGCAGCGATATGATCCGCAGCTGAGCTTTGTGCAGAATGTAGAGCATGCGGATGCAGCGCTGTATAAAGGAAAGCGGAGCGGGAAAAACTGCTGTCTTTGGTACGATGGCATACAGGGCAGGTGA